The following are encoded in a window of Impatiens glandulifera chromosome 5, dImpGla2.1, whole genome shotgun sequence genomic DNA:
- the LOC124937801 gene encoding UDP-glucuronate 4-epimerase 3-like, whose product MSQMKQHNADNSPSSPGKFKMDKSPYILHKLRWHHSSLAKLTMWTFLFLFFIFFILYKSPSSSSTDLSRRSLRTTFWGGSEWEKRVRESSRVHSRNGFSVLVTGATGFVGTHVSVALKRRGDGVLGLDNFNDYYDPTLKRARQALLENAGVYVVEGDINDLTLLKKLFEVVAFTHVMHLAAQAGVRYAMENPSSYVHSNIAGFVSLLEVCKSANPQPAIVWASSSSVYGLNTQVPFSETDRTDQPASLYAATKKAGEEIAHTYNHIYGLSLTGLRFFTVYGPWGRPDMAYFFFTRDIMKGKPIPIFEGPNHGTVARDFTYIDDIVKGCLGALDTAGKSTGSGGKKKGVAQLRVYNLGNTSPVPVTELVSILERLLKVKAKRLLMKMPRNGDVQFTHANISLASSELAYKPTTDLQTGLKKFVRWYVSYYGDGKKSSQR is encoded by the coding sequence ATGTCACAAATGAAGCAACACAATGCCGACAACAGCCCATCGTCGCCAGGGAAATTCAAAATGGACAAATCCCCATACATTCTTCACAAACTCAGATGGCACCATTCATCCCTCGCAAAACTCACAATGTGGACTTTcctttttctcttcttcatcttcttcattctctacAAATCTCCGTCATCATCTTCAACCGATCTCTCCCGTCGATCTCTCCGAACAACCTTCTGGGGTGGTTCAGAATGGGAAAAACGCGTTAGAGAATCATCCCGCGTCCATTCTCGTAACGGATTCTCCGTACTCGTTACCGGCGCTACAGGTTTCGTCGGCACCCACGTTTCCGTCGCCCTTAAACGCCGAGGCGACGGCGTTCTAGGACTCGATAACTTTAACGACTATTACGATCCGACGCTAAAAAGGGCACGTCAAGCGTTATTAGAAAACGCCGGCGTTTACGTTGTGGAAGGAGATATCAATGATTTAACTCTTCTCAAGAAACTTTTCGAAGTTGTTGCGTTTACACATGTTATGCATTTAGCCGCTCAAGCCGGAGTTCGATATGCTATGGAAAATCCAAGTTCTTACGTTCATAGCAATATCGCCGGTTTTGTTAGTTTACTCGAGGTTTGTAAATCCGCAAATCCTCAACCCGCAATTGTATGGGCATCTTCAAGCTCTGTTTATGGACTCAACACACAAGTACCCTTTTCCGAAACCGATAGAACAGATCAACCGGCGAGCCTATACGCCGCTACAAAAAAAGCCGGCGAAGAAATTGCTCACACTTATAATCACATTTACGGTCTTTCCTTAACCGGGTTACGTTTCTTCACCGTTTACGGCCCATGGGGAAGACCCGACATGGCTTATTTCTTCTTCACTAGAGACATAATGAAAGGAAAACCTATCCCCATTTTTGAAGGACCTAATCACGGGACGGTTGCTCGGGACTTCACTTACATAGACGATATTGTAAAGGGTTGTTTAGGAGCGTTGGATACTGCCGGAAAAAGTACGGGGAGCGGCGGGAAGAAGAAAGGTGTGGCTCAATTGAGAGTTTATAATCTTGGGAATACTTCGCCGGTGCCGGTGACTGAACTTGTGAGTATATTAGAGAGGCTATTGAAAGTGAAGGCGAAGAGGTTATTGATGAAGATGCCGAGAAATGGAGATGTGCAATTTACTCATGCTAATATAAGTTTGGCTTCGTCGGAGCTTGCTTATAAACCGACGACTGATCTTCAGACCGGCCTGAAAAAGTTTGTCCGGTGGTATGTTAGTTACTACGGCGATGGTAAGAAGAGCTCGCAAAGATGA